A stretch of DNA from Anaerobacillus isosaccharinicus:
TCATCGCTCTACAAAAATGTGGTATGTCCGCTTATATTCAATCATGATGTGTCAACACATAGATGCTTGGTACAGTAGTCAGAAAGAGACTTTGAACATCCAAGAAATCATCTTTTCTAAGAGCGCCTAGTCATTTTTAAAAAATAGCAGCCGTAGGCTTATTTGGTATACACTTTTTTGAAAACACTATGAAAACACATCACTTTGCTGTCCTGTTAATGAAATTCCCAGTAAATTTTTTACAAATCTTCGATAAACTCATCATTTATTCCGAGAGTCTATTAGTTACTTCTTAGAGAGGAGAGGTGGAATGGAACTATTTGAGGCTTTTTTTAATAGTGATACGGCTACAGTTATGACCCGTTTAGTTTTTGCGGCAATATTAGGTGGAGTCGTTGGTGTAGAAAGAGAATATAATAGACATCCAGCAGGTTTTCGAACACATTTACTTGTATGTGTCGGTGCTTGTCTTGTGATGCTATTAGCTATGTTTGGTTTTCAAGATTATATGGAGAAAAATGCTGAGTTTGTTAACTTTGATCCCTCCCGTTTAGCTGCATATGTTGTAAGTGGAATAGGATTCCTAGGTGCTGGAACAATTATCGTCCAAGGTGTTTCGGTTAGAGGTTTAACAACGGCTGCATCGATTTGGGTAGTTGCGGGTATTGGTCTATCTATTGGTGTAGGAATGTACATTGCTGGAATTTTTACAACGGGTATCGTTATATTAAGTTTAATTTTCTTAAATAAAGTTGAGGACTCGTTTTTTAAGAGGAAGAAAGAAATGCAAGGTATTGTTATTCATGCAAAACCGGGAGATAGTACGTTACTATCAATAATAACTATATTAGAAGAAAACCATGTGAGAGTTAAAAAAATTATGGTCGAAAGAGATCAATCATCGGAAATAAGAAATTTACTGAGATATCAAATAAAAGTCATATACCCTAACCAAAATGTTAAGTTGACTTTGATTGAACATTTATACAAAATCGAACAAGTTCATAAAGTATATTCTTTATAGGAATTAAATACAAACAGATGGCAATAATGAGTGCAGATAGTTGATAATTTCGAAAAAATGGATATAATAAAATTATAGTCAAAGATAGTCAAAGTCAAACAACTGCATAAGAGGAGGGGTTTGGTGAAAAATGTTTCTGACATCATTGAACATTATTTAAAAGCCATTTTACTAAAAAGTGAAAGTGACATAGTCGAAATTAAACGAAGTGAATTAGCAGAACGGTTCCAATGTGTTCCTTCTCAAATTAACTACGTGATTAGTACAAGATTTACGGTTGAAAAAGGTTATTTAGTGGAAAGTAAAAGAGGTGGTGGAGGCTTTATTAGAATTATTAAAGTAAAGGCCCACAATAACGTTGAACTTTATGATCAAATGCTAAGACTTTTAGGGGATGGAATTAGCCAAAATGGTGCTGAAGATATTATCTATCGCCTTTATGATGAAGAAGCAATTACAAAAAGAGAAGCAAACCTACTTCGGAGTGCAACCGATCGATCAGTATTAAACTTACACTTACCATATCGTGATCAACTCCGAGCAAATATTTTAAAAGCAATGATTTCTACTCTAAAATTTAAGTATCAATAATATAGTAAAGAGGGGAGAGTCTTCATGTTATGCCATGAATGTAATAAAAGAGATGCAACATTACATTTCACTAAAATTTTAAACGGCAATAAAACTGAAATTCATCTGTGTGATCAGTGTGCTAGAGAAAAAGGAGAATATATTCCGGGATCAAATGGTTTTTCGATCCATCAGTTATTATCAGGATTATTAAACTTTGAACAAGCATTACCTAATTCTCCTAATCGGGCCCCTCAACAAATAGAACAAACATGTGAAAAATGTGGAATGACACTCTATCAGTTTGCTCGAGCAGGGAGATTTGGTTGTGCCCAGTGTTATCAGACATTCAGTACGAAACTTGACCCAATGTTAAGAAGGGTTCACAGTGGCAATACAACACACGTCGGAAAAATTCCAAAAAGAATTGGAAAAGATATTCAATTACATCGTAAAGTTGAAAAATTAAAACAACAACTTCAACAACATATTTCAAAAGAAGAGTTTGAGGAAGCGGCAAAATTAAGAGATGAAATACGTTCTTTAGAAAACTCAACTCAACAGAGCAGGGGGGATGATTGATGTCACTAGAAAAGTTCATTAGTGAGGCGATTAGTCCTTGGATGAATCATGAAGGTCCTGAATCTGAAATTGTCCTTAGTACTCGTATTCGACTAGCACGCAATTTAAAGGATTATTCTTTTCCGATCATATCTAGTATTGATGAAGCCAACTTAGTAGTAAAACAAGTGAGAGAGCATTTTGAAGGAAAGAATTATGATCAGTTTGGGCCTTTTGAACTTCTAGAAATGGATGAGATGAAGCCAAATGAAAAAAGAGTATTAGTTGAAAAACACCTAATTAGCCCTCAATTAGCTGATGAATCGAAGAAAGGTGCAGTTTTATTAAGCGCAGACGAATCGATAAGTATTATGGTTAATGAGGAAGACCATCTTCGCATTCAATGCTTATTTCCAGGATTTCAGATAAATGAAGGACTTGTTCTAGCAAATGGGATTGATGATTGGGTTGAAGAAAAGCTACATTTTGCTTTTGATGAAAATAAAGGATTTTTAACAAGTTGCCCAACAAACGTGGGAACAGGGCTACGCGCATCTGTGATGATGCACTTACCTGCCCTAGTTTTAACTAAGCAATTAAATAAAATTTTACCAGCAATTAATCAATTAGGCTTAGTTGTTAGAGGAATTTATGGTGAAGGTAGCGAAGCTTTAGGTAACCTCTTTCAAATATCAAACCAAATTACCCTTGGAAAGTCTGAAGAGGATATCGTTGAAGATTTACGAGGAGTTGTCCTTCAACTTGTTCATCAGGAGAAGGCTGCTAGGGAAATGCTGTTACAATCCTCAAAGCTACATCTAGAAGACCGAGTATATCGATCTTATGGTATTCTCGCTTATGCAAGAACAATTGAATCCAAAGAAGCAGCGCAAAGGTTATCTGATGTTCGTCTAGGTATTGATTTAAATATTTTAAAAGGTATCTCTGCAAGTATTCTTAATGAGTTAATGATCTTGACTCAACCAGGGTTTTTACAGCAATACGCTGGTGAAATTCTGTCAGCAGACCAACGTGATGAACGTAGAGCTGCATTAATTAGAGAGCGAGTAAAATTAGAAATAGAAAAATGTAACTAATATCCGGAGGTGGAGTTATTATGATGTTTGGTAGATTTACTGAAAGAGCTCAAAAGGTATTAGCGTTAGCTCAGGAAGAAGCAATTCGACTAGGCCATAACAACATTGGAACAGAGCATGTATTATTAGGGTTAATCCGTGAAGGTGAAGGAATTGCTGCTAAAGCTCTTTTAGGGTTAGGCTTAGGTTCTGACAAAATTCAAAATGAAGTAGAGACTTTAATTGGTAAAGGACAGGATGGTGCTAAAACCATTCATTACACTCCTCGCGCAAAGAAAGTTATTGAACTATCGATGGATGAAGCTAGAAAATTAGGTCACTCCTATGTAGGAACTGAACATATTTTATTAGGTTTAATTCGTGAAGGTGAAGGTGTTGCCGCTCGAGTTTTAAATAACTTAGGGGTTAGTTTGAATAAAGCGCGCCAGCAGGTACTACAACTTTTGGGAAGTAATGAAGCTTCGAGTGGTGCTCAGCAGGGAGGGGCCGCTTCAAATGTTAATACGCCTACATTGGATAGTTTAGCTCGCGATTTAACTGCGATGGCAAAAGAAGAAGGGTTAGATCCTGTTATTGGGCGAAGTAAAGAAATTGAAAGAGTCATTCAAGTATTAAGCCGTAGAACAAAAAATAACCCAGTTTTAATTGGGGAGCCTGGAGTAGGTAAAACGGCGATCGCAGAAGGTCTTGCTCAACAAATCATTGCAAACGAAGTGCCAGAAACACTTCGTGGTAAGCGTGTTATGACACTAGATATGGGAACAGTTGTAGCAGGTACGAAATATCGTGGTGAATTCGAAGATCGTCTGAAAAAAGTAATGGACGAAATTCGTCAAGCTGGTAACGTTATCTTATTCATTGATGAACTACACACGCTAATCGGCGCGGGTGGAGCTGAAGGAGCAATAGATGCCTCTAATATCCTTAAGCCGTCGTTAGCCAGGGGAGAACTTCAATGTATTGGTGCGACAACATTAGATGAATATCGTAAATATATTGAAAAAGATGCTGCACTAGAAAGACGTTTCCAACCTATTCGAGTTGAGGAACCGTCAATTGAAGAGTCAGTCTTAATTTTAAAAGGTTTAAGAGATCGTTATGAAGCTCATCATCGTGTCACAATTACCGATGAAGCCATTGAAGAGTCAGTAAAGCTTTCAGATCGTTATATTTCAGACCGCTTTTTACCAGACAAGGCTATTGACCTTGTTGACGAAGCTGCATCAAAAGTTCGTTTAAGATCTTATACAATTCCACCTAATTTAAAAGAGCTCGAACAAAGACTTGAGGAAACAAGAAAAGAAAAGGACGCAGCTGTCCAAAGTCAGGAATTTGAAAAAGCAGCTTCATTACGTGACAGTGAACAAAGACTTCGGGAAGAGCTTGATGGGTTGAAGAAAGAGTGGAAAGAAAAACAAGGTCAAGAAAATACTGAAGTTACAACAGAAGATATAGCTCAAGTCGTAGCTAGCTGGACAGGAATACCAGTGTCAAAACTTGCTGAAGAAGAAACGGAAAGATTGTTAAACATGGAAGAAATTCTTCACAAACGTGTTATTGGCCAAGAAGAAGCTGTTAAAGCAATTTCAAAAGCTATTCGTCGTGCAAGAGCTGGATTAAAAGATCCGAAGCGTCCGATTGGTTCATTTATTTTCTTGGGACCTACTGGTGTTGGTAAGACTGAGTTAGCTCGTGCAGTGGCTGAAACATTATTTGGTGATGAAGATGCAGTTATCCGGATCGATATGTCGGAGTACATGGAGAAACATGCGACTTCACGTTTAGTCGGTTCACCTCCTGGTTATGTTGGACACGATGATGGTGGACAATTGACAGAAAAAGTTAGAAGAAAGCCATATTCTGTTATTCTTTTCGATGAAATTGAAAAAGCACATCCAGAAGTATTTAATATTTTACTTCAAGTATTAGAAGACGGTCGCTTAACAGATTCGAAAGGTAGAACTGTAGACTTTAGAAATACAGCAGTGATTATGACATCTAACGTAGGAGCTAGTGAGCTTAAGCGAAATAAATATCTTGGCTTTACAACTGAAACAGAAGGTCAAGAATATAAAGATATGAAGGATAAGGTTATGGGAGAGCTAAAGAAAAGCTTCCGTCCTGAGTTCTTAAATCGTATCGATGAAATTATAGTGTTCCACTCATTAGACAAAAAGCATATTAGAGAGATCGTATCTCTAATGGCAGATACGTTAACGAAACGTCTAATCGAGCATGAAATTGAATTTGATTTAACAGATGCTGCTAAAGACAAGATCGCTGATGAAGGCTACGATCCTGAATACGGAGCTCGTCCACTTCGCAGAGCATTGCAAAAGCATGTGGAAGATCGTTTATCAGAGGAGTTATTAAGAGGAACTATTCAAAAGGGCCAAAAGGTAACTCTTGATGTCAAAGATAACGAGTTTATTGTCGAAGGTCATCCGACATCAACAACAGTTTAACAGAAAAAGCTAGGAGCGATTCGCTCCTAGCTTTTCTCTTTTAAAAAAATAAATAGTTATATTGGACAAATAAATACAGGATATATATATAATAAAGAGAAAATAATCATATATATGTAATTCAAGTTATTTTGTCATTTATGTTAAAATATACCTGTATTATAGTTTAGAAAGGATTGTATAGATGGCGAAACGTAAAACGAAGTTTGTTTGTCAAGAATGCGGGTATGAATCAACAAAGTGGATGGGAAAATGCCCTGGGTGTCAGAGTTGGAACTCCATGGTTGAGGAATTAGAAGAAACAAGTACTCAAAAAAGAGGTTTTGTTACTTCCGGTGGTTCTGTTAATAAAAAGCCACAGCCAATTACTCAGATCGAAAGAGATTTAGAACAAAGACTTAGTACAAATATGGCGGAACTTAATCGAGTATTAGGTGGCGGAATTGTGCCAGGTTCATTAGTTCTTGTTGGTGGAGATCCTGGAATCGGGAAGTCTACATTGCTTTTACAAGTTTCAGCGAAATTAGCTAATAATAATCATAAGGTTTTATATATTTCAGGTGAAGAATCTGTTAAGCAAACAAAGTTACGTGCAGATAGACTAGATATCACATCTGATAATTTATTTGTTTTAGCAGAAACTGATTTAGAATTTATTGAAAAAGCAATTGAGGACTTAAATCCTGCCTTAGTGATCATTGATTCTATTCAAACGGTTTATATGGCCGAAGTTACTTCAGCACCAGGAAGTGTATCCCAAGTAAGAGAAAGTACTGCGGCGTTAATGAGAATTGCCAAAACAAAAGGGACTGCAATTTTTATAGTTGGACATGTAACAAAACAAGGGGCCATAGCCGGTCCTAGATTACTTGAACATATGGTTGATTGTGTTCTTTACTTTGAAGGAGAGCGTCATCACACTTATCGAATTCTTCGAGCAGTCAAAAATCGCTTCGGATCAACGAATGAAATAGGGATTTTTGAAATGAAGGAAATAGGACTAGAAGAAGTATTAAATCCTTCTGAGATCTTTTTAGAGGAACGTTCTCAAGGAGCATCTGGTTCTATCGTAGTTGCTTCCATGGAAGGAACAAGAACTGTTTTAGTCGAACTGCAAGCCTTAGTTTCGCCAACGACGTTTGGGAACCCAAGACGAATGGCAACGGGAATTGATCATAATCGAGTTTCGTTATTAATGGCAGTATTAGAAAAGCGTGTCGGGCTCCTTTTGCAGAACCAGGATGCATATTTAAATGTTGCTGGTGGTGTACGTTTAGATGAGCCTGCTGTAGATTTAG
This window harbors:
- a CDS encoding UvrB/UvrC motif-containing protein, which gives rise to MLCHECNKRDATLHFTKILNGNKTEIHLCDQCAREKGEYIPGSNGFSIHQLLSGLLNFEQALPNSPNRAPQQIEQTCEKCGMTLYQFARAGRFGCAQCYQTFSTKLDPMLRRVHSGNTTHVGKIPKRIGKDIQLHRKVEKLKQQLQQHISKEEFEEAAKLRDEIRSLENSTQQSRGDD
- the radA gene encoding DNA repair protein RadA, whose amino-acid sequence is MAKRKTKFVCQECGYESTKWMGKCPGCQSWNSMVEELEETSTQKRGFVTSGGSVNKKPQPITQIERDLEQRLSTNMAELNRVLGGGIVPGSLVLVGGDPGIGKSTLLLQVSAKLANNNHKVLYISGEESVKQTKLRADRLDITSDNLFVLAETDLEFIEKAIEDLNPALVIIDSIQTVYMAEVTSAPGSVSQVRESTAALMRIAKTKGTAIFIVGHVTKQGAIAGPRLLEHMVDCVLYFEGERHHTYRILRAVKNRFGSTNEIGIFEMKEIGLEEVLNPSEIFLEERSQGASGSIVVASMEGTRTVLVELQALVSPTTFGNPRRMATGIDHNRVSLLMAVLEKRVGLLLQNQDAYLNVAGGVRLDEPAVDLGIAISIASSFRDFPTSPTDVAIGEIGLTGEVRRVSRIEQRVIEAAKLGFKRVIIPEKNLGGWNIPNGISVVGVATVKEALDILMGG
- the clpC gene encoding ATP-dependent protease ATP-binding subunit ClpC — its product is MMFGRFTERAQKVLALAQEEAIRLGHNNIGTEHVLLGLIREGEGIAAKALLGLGLGSDKIQNEVETLIGKGQDGAKTIHYTPRAKKVIELSMDEARKLGHSYVGTEHILLGLIREGEGVAARVLNNLGVSLNKARQQVLQLLGSNEASSGAQQGGAASNVNTPTLDSLARDLTAMAKEEGLDPVIGRSKEIERVIQVLSRRTKNNPVLIGEPGVGKTAIAEGLAQQIIANEVPETLRGKRVMTLDMGTVVAGTKYRGEFEDRLKKVMDEIRQAGNVILFIDELHTLIGAGGAEGAIDASNILKPSLARGELQCIGATTLDEYRKYIEKDAALERRFQPIRVEEPSIEESVLILKGLRDRYEAHHRVTITDEAIEESVKLSDRYISDRFLPDKAIDLVDEAASKVRLRSYTIPPNLKELEQRLEETRKEKDAAVQSQEFEKAASLRDSEQRLREELDGLKKEWKEKQGQENTEVTTEDIAQVVASWTGIPVSKLAEEETERLLNMEEILHKRVIGQEEAVKAISKAIRRARAGLKDPKRPIGSFIFLGPTGVGKTELARAVAETLFGDEDAVIRIDMSEYMEKHATSRLVGSPPGYVGHDDGGQLTEKVRRKPYSVILFDEIEKAHPEVFNILLQVLEDGRLTDSKGRTVDFRNTAVIMTSNVGASELKRNKYLGFTTETEGQEYKDMKDKVMGELKKSFRPEFLNRIDEIIVFHSLDKKHIREIVSLMADTLTKRLIEHEIEFDLTDAAKDKIADEGYDPEYGARPLRRALQKHVEDRLSEELLRGTIQKGQKVTLDVKDNEFIVEGHPTSTTV
- a CDS encoding MgtC/SapB family protein; the protein is MELFEAFFNSDTATVMTRLVFAAILGGVVGVEREYNRHPAGFRTHLLVCVGACLVMLLAMFGFQDYMEKNAEFVNFDPSRLAAYVVSGIGFLGAGTIIVQGVSVRGLTTAASIWVVAGIGLSIGVGMYIAGIFTTGIVILSLIFLNKVEDSFFKRKKEMQGIVIHAKPGDSTLLSIITILEENHVRVKKIMVERDQSSEIRNLLRYQIKVIYPNQNVKLTLIEHLYKIEQVHKVYSL
- a CDS encoding CtsR family transcriptional regulator, with amino-acid sequence MKNVSDIIEHYLKAILLKSESDIVEIKRSELAERFQCVPSQINYVISTRFTVEKGYLVESKRGGGGFIRIIKVKAHNNVELYDQMLRLLGDGISQNGAEDIIYRLYDEEAITKREANLLRSATDRSVLNLHLPYRDQLRANILKAMISTLKFKYQ
- a CDS encoding protein arginine kinase; this encodes MSLEKFISEAISPWMNHEGPESEIVLSTRIRLARNLKDYSFPIISSIDEANLVVKQVREHFEGKNYDQFGPFELLEMDEMKPNEKRVLVEKHLISPQLADESKKGAVLLSADESISIMVNEEDHLRIQCLFPGFQINEGLVLANGIDDWVEEKLHFAFDENKGFLTSCPTNVGTGLRASVMMHLPALVLTKQLNKILPAINQLGLVVRGIYGEGSEALGNLFQISNQITLGKSEEDIVEDLRGVVLQLVHQEKAAREMLLQSSKLHLEDRVYRSYGILAYARTIESKEAAQRLSDVRLGIDLNILKGISASILNELMILTQPGFLQQYAGEILSADQRDERRAALIRERVKLEIEKCN